The proteins below come from a single Burkholderia sp. FERM BP-3421 genomic window:
- the ggt gene encoding gamma-glutamyltransferase, with amino-acid sequence MKISNENPTRHEPEQDARSRDAAEESRRIMRKLQQEPGARAPQVLKAGAVAAPDLYSANEAEAVLAEGGNAVDAAVAAAFVLAVTYPEAGNLGGGGFMTIFHDGIPYFLDYRECAPENARRDMYLDEAGEVVPGKGVVGRHSVAVPGTVRGLWDAHRRFGSLPWRRLVEPAIRYARQGFIVHRQLIERRDVMLDDFEGKTNFKHYFGKMEEGGVFRQPELGTTLERIARFGVGEFYLGATAELLVRQLSGQDVPITKDDLRHYRTIWRKPLVGRWNGYEVVTAPPPSSGGIGLLQLLKMRDELDGAFAGVEHNSTQYVHLFSEMMKRVFADRAEYLGDPGFQIMPVDALLDPAYLRRRAAEIDLAVPTRMEAVRPGLGESDETTHYSIVDKFGNAVSNTYTLNSKFGSGVVVEGAGFLLNNDMDDFSAKPGATNRFGLVGADANAIAPGKRMLSSMTPTILTRDGRVAFVIGTPGGSRIFGSIFQVLNNVHAFDMPLAKAVAKMRVHHQLLPVNTVYWEPYAPIEGALAEELIARGYNLQPRFTNGDIQVIRVAGDMPEAASDPRARGTVRLVN; translated from the coding sequence ATGAAGATCAGCAATGAAAACCCCACCCGGCACGAACCGGAGCAGGACGCGCGCTCGCGTGATGCGGCCGAGGAATCGCGGCGCATCATGCGCAAGCTGCAGCAGGAACCCGGTGCGCGCGCGCCGCAGGTGCTGAAGGCGGGCGCGGTGGCCGCGCCGGACCTGTACAGCGCGAACGAGGCCGAGGCGGTGCTGGCCGAGGGCGGCAACGCGGTCGACGCGGCGGTCGCGGCCGCGTTCGTGCTGGCCGTCACCTATCCGGAGGCGGGCAACCTCGGCGGCGGCGGCTTCATGACCATTTTCCACGACGGCATCCCGTACTTCCTCGACTACCGCGAATGCGCGCCGGAGAACGCGCGGCGCGACATGTACCTCGACGAGGCCGGCGAGGTGGTGCCGGGCAAGGGCGTGGTCGGCCGCCACTCGGTCGCGGTGCCGGGCACCGTGCGCGGGCTGTGGGATGCGCACCGCCGCTTCGGCTCGCTGCCGTGGCGGCGTCTCGTGGAGCCCGCGATCCGCTACGCGCGGCAGGGCTTCATCGTGCATCGCCAGCTGATCGAGCGGCGCGACGTGATGCTCGACGATTTCGAGGGCAAGACGAACTTCAAGCACTACTTCGGCAAGATGGAGGAGGGCGGCGTATTCCGCCAGCCGGAGCTGGGCACGACGCTCGAACGGATCGCCCGCTTCGGGGTCGGCGAGTTCTATCTGGGCGCGACGGCGGAGCTGCTCGTGCGCCAGCTGTCCGGCCAGGACGTGCCGATCACCAAGGACGACCTGCGCCACTACCGCACGATCTGGCGCAAGCCGCTCGTCGGGCGCTGGAACGGCTACGAGGTCGTGACCGCGCCGCCGCCCAGCTCGGGCGGGATCGGGCTGCTTCAACTGCTCAAGATGCGGGACGAGCTGGACGGCGCGTTCGCGGGCGTCGAGCACAACTCGACGCAGTACGTGCATCTGTTCTCGGAGATGATGAAGCGGGTGTTCGCCGATCGCGCCGAATACCTCGGCGATCCGGGCTTCCAGATCATGCCGGTCGACGCGCTGCTCGACCCCGCCTACCTGCGCCGGCGCGCGGCGGAGATCGACCTCGCGGTGCCGACCCGGATGGAGGCCGTGCGCCCGGGGCTCGGGGAGAGCGACGAGACCACCCATTACTCGATCGTCGACAAGTTCGGCAACGCGGTGTCCAACACCTACACGCTGAATTCGAAGTTCGGCAGCGGCGTGGTGGTGGAGGGCGCGGGCTTCCTGCTCAACAACGACATGGACGACTTCTCGGCGAAGCCGGGCGCGACCAACCGCTTCGGCCTCGTCGGCGCCGACGCCAACGCGATCGCGCCGGGCAAGCGCATGCTGTCGTCGATGACGCCCACGATCCTGACCCGGGACGGCCGGGTGGCGTTCGTGATCGGCACGCCGGGCGGCTCGCGGATCTTCGGCTCGATCTTCCAGGTGCTGAACAACGTGCACGCGTTCGACATGCCGCTCGCGAAAGCGGTCGCGAAGATGCGCGTCCACCATCAGCTGCTGCCCGTCAACACCGTGTACTGGGAACCCTATGCGCCGATCGAGGGCGCGCTCGCCGAAGAATTGATCGCGCGCGGCTACAACCTCCAGCCGCGCTTCACGAACGGCGACATCCAGGTGATCCGCGTCGCCGGCGACATGCCGGAGGCGGCGTCCGATCCGCGCGCGCGCGGCACGGTGCGGCTCGTCAACTAA
- a CDS encoding aminotransferase-like domain-containing protein — protein sequence MKTIDLSRGVPDPQSFPVDSLRAMASSALARDASRMLQYGPAFGYPPLREFIASWFDCAMSNVLIGQGSLELFNFICDAYLRPGDVVFVERPTYDRALTTLRQHGVTVVGIEVGDEGVRLDAFERELQRRRPKLVYLIPDFQNPTGACMSLEARQTMIRWAREYRFLLVEDGPYGLLRYQGAPLPSLRSLAPDLTLHLSSFTKLISPGVRTGFLVAPEAVVQRVAGVAERHYITPGVFAQGVVAAWCESGQLPPQLDRLRALYGPRLETCVQAIERYLPGRLFVRPEGGFFASLKLGARIDEHSLRSAALEAGLVLSSGSAFFDAHPGYQFLRVPFCALSAADLTEGIRRLGDVVDHLNMAARGSHAHAAL from the coding sequence ATGAAAACCATCGATCTGTCGCGCGGCGTGCCCGATCCCCAATCGTTTCCGGTCGATTCGCTGCGCGCGATGGCGTCGAGCGCGCTCGCGCGCGACGCGAGCCGGATGTTGCAATACGGGCCGGCGTTCGGCTATCCGCCGCTGCGCGAATTCATCGCGTCGTGGTTCGATTGCGCGATGTCGAACGTGCTGATCGGCCAGGGCTCGCTCGAACTGTTCAACTTCATCTGCGACGCGTACCTGCGGCCGGGCGACGTGGTGTTCGTCGAGCGCCCGACCTATGACCGCGCGCTCACGACGCTGCGCCAGCACGGCGTCACGGTGGTCGGCATCGAGGTAGGAGACGAGGGCGTCCGGCTCGATGCGTTCGAGCGCGAGCTGCAGCGCCGCCGGCCGAAGCTGGTCTACCTGATTCCCGATTTCCAGAATCCGACCGGCGCGTGCATGAGCCTGGAGGCGCGGCAAACCATGATCCGCTGGGCGCGCGAATACCGTTTCCTGCTCGTCGAGGACGGGCCGTACGGCCTGCTGCGCTACCAGGGCGCGCCGCTGCCGTCGCTGCGCAGCCTCGCGCCGGACCTGACGCTGCATCTGAGCTCGTTCACGAAACTGATCAGCCCGGGCGTGCGCACGGGCTTCCTGGTCGCGCCCGAGGCGGTCGTGCAGCGCGTCGCGGGCGTCGCCGAGCGGCACTACATCACGCCCGGCGTGTTCGCTCAGGGCGTCGTCGCGGCCTGGTGCGAGAGCGGCCAGCTGCCGCCGCAGCTCGACCGCCTGCGCGCGCTCTACGGGCCGCGCCTCGAAACCTGCGTGCAGGCCATCGAGCGCTACCTGCCCGGACGGCTGTTCGTGCGGCCGGAGGGCGGCTTCTTCGCGTCGCTGAAGCTCGGCGCGCGCATCGACGAGCATTCGCTGCGCTCGGCCGCGCTCGAGGCGGGCCTGGTGCTGTCGTCGGGCAGCGCGTTCTTCGACGCGCACCCCGGCTACCAGTTCCTGCGCGTGCCGTTCTGCGCGCTGAGCGCCGCCGACCTCACCGAAGGCATTCGCCGGCTCGGTGACGTGGTGGACCACCTGAACATGGCGGCGCGCGGCAGCCACGCGCATGCCGCGCTCTGA
- the purU gene encoding formyltetrahydrofolate deformylase — translation MAEPPAGVEYALLASCPAQRGLLHRVSSVLAELGGHVLDSAQYSDPASRRLFMRIVFALDEGGASEAALRAGIGRLEDGSGLQWTLYATAARPRVLLLASRLGHCLNDLLFRHASGTLPVEVVGVVSNHRDFARLVDGYNLPFHHFPLPPHASAEERAEQEQRILALVDAQDIELVVLARYMQILSPQFCDALKGRVINIHHSFLPSFKGAQPYGQAHARGVKLIGATAHFVTRELDEGPIIEQDVARIDHAMSPQALATIGGDAECVVLARAVKWFAERRILLNGNKTVVFR, via the coding sequence CTGGCGGAGCCGCCCGCCGGCGTCGAGTATGCGCTGCTCGCGTCCTGTCCCGCGCAGCGCGGCCTGCTGCATCGCGTGTCGAGCGTGCTCGCGGAACTGGGCGGGCACGTGCTCGATTCCGCGCAGTACAGCGACCCGGCGTCGCGGCGGCTGTTCATGCGCATCGTGTTCGCGCTCGACGAGGGCGGCGCGAGCGAGGCCGCGCTGCGCGCGGGCATCGGCCGGCTCGAGGACGGCTCGGGCCTGCAATGGACGCTGTACGCCACGGCCGCGCGGCCGCGCGTGCTGTTGCTGGCGTCGCGGCTAGGGCACTGCCTGAACGACCTGCTGTTCCGCCACGCGAGCGGCACGCTGCCGGTCGAGGTGGTCGGCGTCGTGTCGAATCATCGCGACTTCGCGCGGCTCGTCGACGGCTACAACCTGCCGTTCCATCATTTCCCGCTGCCGCCGCACGCGTCGGCGGAGGAGCGGGCCGAGCAGGAGCAGCGCATTCTCGCGCTGGTCGACGCGCAGGACATCGAGCTGGTGGTGCTCGCGCGCTACATGCAGATTCTGTCGCCGCAGTTCTGCGATGCGCTGAAGGGCCGCGTGATCAACATCCACCACTCGTTCCTGCCGAGCTTCAAGGGGGCGCAGCCGTACGGCCAGGCGCACGCGCGCGGGGTCAAGCTGATCGGGGCGACCGCGCATTTCGTGACGCGCGAGCTGGACGAGGGGCCGATCATCGAGCAGGACGTCGCGCGGATCGATCACGCGATGTCGCCGCAGGCGCTCGCGACGATCGGCGGGGATGCGGAATGCGTGGTGCTGGCGCGGGCCGTGAAGTGGTTCGCGGAACGCCGGATCCTGCTCAATGGCAACAAGACCGTCGTGTTCCGCTAG
- a CDS encoding NAD(P)H-dependent flavin oxidoreductase produces the protein MPRSLSTPLTQRLGIALPIVQGPMNGGSTPEMVIAVSNAGGLGSLAAAGLSPDAIRAQAATIRAGTSKPFAINLFVLDTPAPSEAEVNAALERLEPIRAELGLAPGQPLARYCEDFRQQLEALIALKVPVASFTFGLLDAPSVKRLHDAGSLVIGTATSVAEARAWAANGADIICAQGAEAGGHRGTFLGHPDASMIGTLALVPQIADAVPLPVIAAGGIMDGRGIAAALTLGAQAAQLGTAFLTSAESPIHPLWQAQIRESTDTSTRTSRTFTGRPARGIVNHYIERMVEFEREVPAYPIQNALTAEIRKAAGAANRPDFISMWAGQAAGLSRRRDHGIPAGALVHALAEETVAAFG, from the coding sequence ATGCCACGCTCGCTTTCCACTCCGCTGACCCAACGGCTCGGCATCGCCCTGCCCATCGTGCAAGGCCCGATGAACGGCGGCTCGACGCCTGAAATGGTGATCGCGGTCTCCAACGCCGGCGGTCTCGGCTCGCTCGCCGCCGCCGGGTTGAGCCCCGACGCGATCCGCGCGCAGGCCGCGACGATCCGCGCGGGCACGTCGAAGCCGTTCGCGATCAACCTGTTCGTGCTCGACACGCCCGCGCCGAGCGAGGCCGAGGTCAACGCCGCGCTCGAACGGCTGGAGCCGATCCGCGCCGAGCTGGGCCTCGCGCCCGGACAGCCGCTCGCGCGCTACTGCGAGGATTTCCGCCAGCAGCTCGAGGCGCTCATCGCATTGAAGGTGCCGGTCGCGAGCTTCACGTTCGGCCTGCTCGACGCCCCGTCGGTCAAGCGCCTGCACGACGCCGGCAGCCTCGTGATCGGCACCGCCACCAGCGTCGCCGAGGCGCGCGCCTGGGCCGCCAACGGCGCGGACATCATCTGCGCGCAGGGCGCGGAAGCCGGCGGCCATCGCGGCACCTTCCTCGGCCATCCGGACGCCAGCATGATCGGCACGCTCGCCCTCGTGCCGCAGATCGCCGACGCGGTGCCGCTGCCCGTGATCGCCGCGGGCGGCATCATGGACGGCCGCGGCATCGCCGCCGCGCTCACGCTCGGCGCGCAGGCCGCGCAGCTGGGCACGGCCTTCCTGACCAGCGCCGAATCGCCGATCCATCCGCTGTGGCAGGCGCAGATCCGCGAGTCGACCGACACCTCCACGCGCACGAGCCGCACCTTCACGGGCCGCCCCGCGCGCGGCATCGTCAACCACTACATCGAGCGCATGGTCGAGTTCGAGCGCGAGGTGCCCGCCTATCCGATCCAGAACGCACTGACAGCCGAGATCCGCAAGGCCGCGGGCGCGGCGAACCGCCCCGACTTCATCTCGATGTGGGCCGGCCAGGCCGCGGGCCTGAGCCGCCGGCGCGACCACGGCATCCCGGCCGGCGCGCTCGTGCATGCGCTCGCCGAGGAAACCGTCGCGGCGTTCGGCTGA
- a CDS encoding acid phosphatase — MKKTWIRVTPIALAAAIGLSACGGDDIASPGLTAVKNVVVIYAENRSFDNLYGAFPGANGLQNLAAASAQQLDRDGTPLATLPKIWNGLTASGVTPAVTEAMTANLANAPFAIDDPQGFNTSMNVTTRDLYHRFYENQMQINGGKNNMFAAWADSGGLVMGHYNTNASKLPLWKIAQQYTLADNFFMGAFGGSFLNHQYLICACAPYYANADKSPAAGSVSVLNADGVSLKTAANSPASAQSGPPKYVNSGNLTPDFYAINTMQPPYQPSGNKSPAGGDPTLADPAVATTLPPQTQQNIGDLLSAANVSWAWYGGAWNQALQAAQSGTSGVIYGPNMTAPNFQPHHQPFNFYANQAPGSASRAQHLLDGGVNGTEFIKAIDAGTLPQVSFYKPQGNLNEHAGYTDVASGDQHIADVIAHLQKSPQWNNMVVVVTYDENGGFWDHVAPPKGDRWGPGSRIPALIISPYSKQGFVDHTPYDTASILRFITRRFSLPRLAGLKQRDDALVANGGKPMGDLTNALNLSTGQ, encoded by the coding sequence ATGAAGAAAACCTGGATCCGCGTCACGCCCATCGCGTTGGCAGCGGCTATCGGCCTGAGCGCATGCGGCGGGGATGATATTGCGTCGCCGGGCCTGACGGCGGTCAAGAACGTCGTCGTGATCTACGCGGAGAACCGCAGCTTCGACAACCTGTACGGCGCCTTCCCGGGCGCGAACGGCCTGCAGAACCTGGCGGCCGCGAGCGCGCAGCAGCTCGATCGCGATGGCACCCCGCTCGCGACGCTGCCGAAGATCTGGAACGGCCTGACCGCCAGCGGCGTGACGCCCGCCGTGACGGAAGCGATGACCGCGAACCTGGCGAACGCGCCGTTCGCGATCGACGATCCGCAGGGCTTCAATACCTCGATGAACGTGACCACGCGCGATCTGTACCACCGGTTCTACGAGAACCAGATGCAGATCAACGGCGGCAAGAACAACATGTTCGCCGCGTGGGCCGATTCGGGCGGCCTCGTGATGGGCCACTACAACACCAACGCGTCGAAGCTGCCGCTGTGGAAGATCGCGCAGCAATACACGCTCGCGGACAACTTCTTCATGGGCGCGTTCGGCGGTTCGTTCCTGAACCACCAGTACCTGATCTGCGCGTGCGCGCCCTACTACGCGAACGCCGACAAGAGCCCGGCGGCCGGCTCGGTTTCGGTGCTGAACGCGGACGGCGTGTCGCTCAAGACCGCGGCCAACTCGCCGGCGTCGGCGCAAAGCGGCCCGCCGAAGTACGTGAACTCGGGCAACCTGACGCCGGACTTCTACGCGATCAACACGATGCAGCCGCCGTACCAGCCGAGCGGCAACAAGAGCCCGGCGGGCGGCGACCCGACGCTCGCCGATCCGGCAGTGGCCACGACGCTGCCGCCGCAGACGCAGCAGAACATCGGCGACCTGCTGAGCGCCGCGAACGTCTCGTGGGCGTGGTACGGCGGCGCCTGGAACCAGGCGCTGCAGGCCGCGCAAAGCGGCACCTCGGGCGTGATCTACGGCCCGAACATGACCGCGCCGAACTTCCAGCCGCATCACCAGCCGTTCAACTTCTACGCGAACCAGGCGCCCGGCTCGGCGAGCCGGGCGCAGCATCTGCTCGACGGCGGCGTGAACGGCACCGAGTTCATCAAGGCGATCGACGCCGGCACGCTGCCGCAGGTGTCGTTCTACAAGCCGCAGGGCAACCTGAACGAGCATGCGGGCTACACCGACGTCGCCTCGGGCGACCAGCACATCGCCGACGTGATCGCGCATCTGCAGAAGAGCCCGCAGTGGAACAACATGGTGGTGGTCGTCACCTACGACGAGAACGGCGGCTTCTGGGATCACGTCGCGCCGCCCAAGGGCGACCGCTGGGGCCCGGGCTCGCGGATTCCGGCGCTCATCATCTCGCCGTACTCCAAGCAGGGCTTCGTCGACCACACGCCGTACGACACCGCGTCGATTCTGCGCTTCATCACGCGCCGCTTCTCGCTGCCGCGCCTCGCGGGCCTCAAGCAGCGCGACGACGCGCTGGTCGCGAACGGCGGCAAGCCGATGGGCGACCTGACCAACGCGCTCAACCTGTCGACGGGCCAGTAA
- a CDS encoding cytochrome-c peroxidase — MMRRLPAQLSRILAPRAALGVFALAAALAGCHERTPDAPVAPAAAAAASGAAVVSDQPQTRAQVYEGVRRMTALGKAMFFDPSLSGSGKLACASCHSPEHGFSPPNALAVQLGGDDLSKPGFRAAPTLKYLQSVPAFSEHYHDSDDEGDESVDNGPTGGLTWDGRVDSGAEQARIPLTSSFEMNSTPAKVARAVRAAPYAAEFRATFGARVLDDDDAAFAAVLRALGTFEQTPEVFYPYTSKYDAYLAGRARLTPAELRGLQVFNDEKKGNCASCHLSQRALDGTPPQFSDFGLIAVGVPRNRALPVNRDPKFHDLGACGPERQDLKGRAEFCGLFRTPTLRNVALRKSFFHNGIYHTLEDVMRFYAERDTNPEKFYPVRHGVVQKYDDLPKQYWGNLNTDPPFDRKRGDPPVLNEAEIKDVIAFLQTLTDGYQAGAAAPAR; from the coding sequence ATGATGCGTCGCCTGCCTGCCCAGCTGTCCCGGATCCTTGCGCCGCGCGCCGCGCTGGGCGTGTTCGCGCTCGCCGCGGCGCTCGCCGGCTGCCATGAGCGCACACCCGACGCGCCGGTCGCGCCCGCCGCCGCCGCGGCGGCGAGCGGCGCGGCCGTGGTCAGCGACCAGCCGCAGACGCGTGCGCAGGTTTACGAAGGCGTCAGGCGAATGACGGCGCTTGGCAAGGCGATGTTCTTCGATCCGTCGCTGTCGGGCTCGGGCAAGCTGGCATGCGCGTCGTGCCACAGCCCCGAACACGGCTTCAGCCCGCCGAACGCGCTGGCGGTGCAGCTCGGCGGCGACGACCTGAGCAAGCCGGGCTTCCGCGCGGCGCCCACGCTCAAGTACCTGCAGTCGGTGCCCGCGTTCAGCGAGCACTATCACGACTCCGACGACGAGGGCGACGAGAGCGTCGACAACGGTCCGACGGGCGGCCTGACCTGGGACGGCCGCGTCGACAGCGGTGCGGAACAGGCGCGCATCCCGTTGACCTCGTCGTTCGAGATGAACAGCACGCCCGCGAAGGTGGCGCGCGCGGTGCGCGCGGCGCCGTACGCGGCGGAATTCCGCGCGACCTTCGGCGCGCGCGTGCTCGACGACGACGACGCGGCCTTCGCCGCGGTGCTGCGCGCGCTCGGCACCTTCGAGCAGACGCCCGAGGTGTTCTATCCGTACACCAGCAAGTACGACGCGTACCTCGCCGGCCGCGCGCGGCTGACGCCCGCCGAACTGCGCGGCCTGCAGGTGTTCAACGACGAGAAAAAGGGCAACTGCGCAAGCTGTCACCTGAGCCAGCGCGCGCTCGACGGCACGCCGCCGCAGTTCAGCGACTTCGGGCTGATCGCGGTCGGCGTGCCGCGCAACCGCGCGCTGCCGGTGAATCGGGATCCGAAGTTCCACGATCTCGGCGCCTGCGGCCCGGAGCGGCAGGACCTGAAGGGGCGCGCGGAATTCTGCGGGCTGTTCCGCACGCCGACGCTGCGCAACGTCGCGCTGCGCAAGAGCTTCTTCCACAACGGCATCTATCACACGCTCGAGGATGTGATGCGTTTCTACGCGGAGCGCGACACGAATCCCGAGAAGTTCTATCCGGTGCGGCACGGCGTCGTGCAGAAATACGACGATCTGCCGAAGCAGTACTGGGGCAATCTCAACACCGATCCGCCGTTCGATCGCAAGCGCGGCGATCCGCCGGTGCTGAACGAAGCCGAGATCAAGGATGTGATCGCTTTTCTGCAGACCCTCACTGACGGCTATCAAGCGGGCGCGGCCGCGCCGGCCCGCTGA
- a CDS encoding NUDIX hydrolase, whose amino-acid sequence MMRASRSRTLSCGVVILDEQGRVLLAHATETTHWDIPKGQGEPGETAQQAALRELVEETGITLAPARLVDLGRFAYRPDKDLYLFAARAVSAEIDPSRCVCTSFFPSRASGAMIPEMDAFRWTSPDEIERYASRSLARLFRTLVSLADLHRTLPA is encoded by the coding sequence ATGATGCGCGCCAGCCGGTCCCGCACGTTGTCGTGCGGGGTCGTGATCCTCGATGAACAGGGCCGCGTGCTGCTTGCGCACGCGACCGAGACGACCCACTGGGACATTCCGAAAGGGCAGGGCGAGCCGGGCGAGACCGCGCAGCAGGCGGCGCTGCGCGAGCTGGTCGAGGAAACCGGGATCACGCTCGCGCCCGCGCGGCTGGTCGACCTCGGCCGCTTCGCGTACCGGCCCGACAAGGACCTGTATCTGTTCGCCGCGCGCGCGGTGTCCGCCGAGATCGATCCGTCGCGCTGCGTGTGCACGTCGTTCTTCCCGAGCCGCGCCAGCGGCGCGATGATTCCCGAGATGGATGCGTTCCGCTGGACGTCGCCCGACGAGATCGAGCGCTACGCGAGCCGCAGCCTCGCGCGCCTGTTCCGCACGCTGGTGTCGCTGGCCGACCTGCATCGCACGCTGCCCGCGTGA
- the fabI gene encoding enoyl-ACP reductase FabI yields MGFLAGKRILLTGLLSNRSIAYGIARACHREGAELAFTYVGDRFKDRVTEFAAEFDSTLVFPCDVADDAQIDALFASLGQHWDRLDGLVHSIGFAPREAIAGDFLDGLSRESFRIAHDISAYSFPALAKAALPLLSNDASLLTLSYLGAEKAIPNYNTMGVAKAALEASVRYLAVSLGAKGIRVNGISAGPIKTLAASGIKGFGKILEFVEHNAPLKRNVTIEQVGNTSAFLLSDLASGVTAEIMHVDSGFNAVVGGMAGLEE; encoded by the coding sequence ATGGGCTTTCTCGCCGGTAAACGCATTCTGCTGACGGGCCTGCTGTCGAACCGCTCGATCGCTTACGGCATCGCCAGGGCCTGTCATCGCGAAGGCGCCGAACTCGCGTTCACCTACGTCGGCGATCGCTTCAAGGATCGCGTCACCGAATTCGCCGCGGAATTCGACAGCACGCTGGTGTTCCCGTGCGACGTCGCCGACGATGCGCAGATCGACGCGCTGTTCGCCTCGCTCGGCCAGCACTGGGACCGTCTCGACGGCCTCGTCCACTCGATCGGCTTCGCGCCGCGCGAGGCCATCGCGGGCGACTTCCTCGACGGCCTGTCGCGCGAGAGCTTCCGCATCGCGCACGACATCTCGGCATACAGCTTCCCGGCGCTCGCCAAGGCCGCGCTGCCGCTCCTGTCGAACGACGCATCGCTGCTGACGCTGTCCTACCTCGGCGCCGAGAAGGCGATTCCGAACTACAACACGATGGGCGTCGCGAAGGCCGCGCTCGAAGCCAGCGTCCGCTACCTCGCCGTCTCGCTCGGCGCCAAGGGCATCCGCGTGAACGGCATTTCGGCCGGCCCGATCAAGACGCTGGCCGCGAGCGGCATCAAGGGCTTCGGCAAGATCCTCGAATTCGTCGAGCACAATGCGCCGCTCAAGCGCAACGTGACGATCGAGCAGGTCGGCAACACCAGCGCGTTCCTGCTGTCGGATCTCGCGAGCGGCGTGACGGCCGAGATCATGCACGTCGACAGCGGCTTCAACGCCGTCGTCGGCGGCATGGCGGGCCTCGAAGAGTAA